In Vibrio atlanticus, the following proteins share a genomic window:
- a CDS encoding CidA/LrgA family protein — protein MKERLIQLVYCLISFTLIIGALTAGNALQHFLDTSIPGSIFGMLILFAAMVIGIIPSHWVQPGASLIIRLMILLFVPISVGLMDHFDMLIANALPIMASAVGGTLLVLVSLSWFLDRLLSRGN, from the coding sequence TTGAAAGAAAGATTGATCCAACTGGTTTACTGCTTAATCTCCTTCACCTTAATCATAGGTGCACTTACAGCAGGTAACGCGTTACAGCACTTTTTGGATACCTCAATCCCAGGCAGTATTTTTGGCATGTTGATTCTGTTTGCCGCCATGGTGATTGGTATTATTCCTTCGCACTGGGTACAACCCGGTGCAAGCTTGATTATCCGGCTAATGATCTTACTGTTTGTTCCGATCAGTGTTGGGTTGATGGATCACTTCGACATGCTCATCGCGAACGCATTGCCAATTATGGCGAGCGCCGTTGGTGGCACGTTGCTGGTGTTGGTGTCCTTATCATGGTTTTTAGACCGCTTGCTTTCGAGAGGTAACTGA
- a CDS encoding LrgB family protein encodes MWILLTIVVFLFARWVSQKVNSPLCNPLLISIGIIIPILTFFRVPFETYYADNTWITYMLQPAVVALAYPLYEQLPQIRANWRIITFACTLGSVMSMTTTALIAVAFKADLSLIASLLGKSVTTPIAMEVSSHLGGEAAIAAILVLIVGLFGAIFAYPIYNLIGIKSPIARGLTMGTVSHALGTATCAEKNQEDAAFSSLALVLCGVITSIIAPSIFSLVVWFYS; translated from the coding sequence ATGTGGATTCTACTCACCATCGTGGTATTCCTGTTTGCTCGCTGGGTAAGTCAAAAAGTAAACTCGCCGCTTTGTAATCCCCTGCTTATCAGCATTGGTATCATCATTCCGATACTCACGTTCTTTAGAGTACCGTTTGAGACTTACTATGCCGACAACACCTGGATTACCTACATGCTTCAGCCTGCGGTTGTTGCCCTTGCTTACCCGCTTTATGAACAGCTCCCTCAAATCAGAGCCAACTGGCGCATTATTACCTTTGCTTGCACGCTAGGCAGTGTGATGTCGATGACAACGACAGCATTAATCGCAGTGGCTTTTAAAGCGGACTTGAGTTTGATTGCGAGTTTATTAGGTAAATCAGTCACCACACCAATTGCGATGGAAGTATCGAGCCATTTAGGTGGTGAAGCAGCGATTGCGGCAATACTGGTATTGATTGTTGGTCTATTTGGGGCAATTTTTGCTTACCCAATCTACAATCTCATTGGTATTAAGAGCCCTATCGCGCGTGGTTTAACCATGGGTACCGTGTCTCACGCTTTAGGTACTGCGACATGTGCTGAAAAGAATCAGGAAGATGCTGCATTCAGTTCGTTGGCATTGGTTCTTTGTGGGGTTATCACCTCAATCATTGCGCCGAGTATATTTTCGCTCGTGGTTTGGTTCTATTCTTAA
- the cdd gene encoding cytidine deaminase: MNSRITLALESAPSSMKALLSDIVLADNFDATLSPEQFASLLQASGLADDELRIALLPFAAAYSYAPLSDFYVGAIVRGLSGTLYFGANLEIAGAQLGQTVHAEQSAISHAWMKGELGISDITINFSPCGHCRQFMNELTTAKELKVQLPQRDEMSLQEYLPDSFGPADLGVTTGLMTKLDHKYTTEETTPIVVEALAALNRSHAPYTKNLSGVSLQLTSGEIFTGAYAENAAFNPSLPPLQVALIQLKLAGLDFEQIESAALVEIAEGSISHLADTQSTLEAINPDIPVTYLAI; this comes from the coding sequence ATGAACAGTCGTATTACCCTGGCGCTGGAAAGTGCTCCATCATCAATGAAAGCGCTTTTGAGTGACATCGTATTAGCAGACAACTTTGACGCGACATTGTCTCCAGAACAATTTGCTAGCCTACTGCAAGCAAGTGGTCTAGCGGATGACGAACTACGTATTGCGCTACTTCCTTTTGCCGCAGCGTATTCTTACGCTCCGTTATCTGACTTTTATGTTGGTGCAATCGTGCGTGGTTTGTCTGGTACTCTGTATTTTGGTGCAAACCTTGAAATCGCTGGTGCTCAACTTGGTCAAACCGTTCACGCTGAGCAATCTGCAATCAGCCACGCTTGGATGAAAGGCGAACTAGGTATCTCAGATATCACCATCAACTTCAGTCCTTGTGGTCACTGTCGTCAATTCATGAACGAACTGACAACAGCAAAAGAACTTAAAGTTCAGCTGCCACAACGTGATGAAATGTCTCTGCAAGAGTACCTGCCAGACTCGTTCGGCCCTGCTGATTTAGGTGTGACAACAGGCCTAATGACAAAGCTTGATCATAAGTACACGACCGAAGAAACAACGCCTATTGTTGTAGAAGCGCTAGCAGCACTAAACCGCAGCCATGCTCCTTACACCAAAAACTTAAGTGGTGTTTCGCTACAACTGACGTCAGGTGAAATTTTTACGGGTGCTTACGCTGAAAACGCAGCGTTTAACCCGAGCCTACCTCCTCTGCAAGTCGCGTTAATTCAACTTAAACTGGCTGGCTTAGATTTCGAACAAATTGAAAGTGCTGCTTTGGTAGAAATCGCGGAAGGTAGCATCAGTCACCTAGCGGATACGCAATCTACATTAGAAGCGATTAACCCCGACATTCCAGTGACTTACTTAGCAATCTAA